A genomic window from Cherax quadricarinatus isolate ZL_2023a chromosome 51, ASM3850222v1, whole genome shotgun sequence includes:
- the Trxr1 gene encoding thioredoxin reductase 1, cytoplasmic isoform X2, with translation MDNGLEVQEALAERSGQSTVPNVFINGEHLGGADKTFETHEKGELLPLINKSDHDYDYDLIVIGGGSGGLAASKRAADLGAKVAVCDFVTPTPKGTTWGLGGTCVNVGCIPKKLMHQAAILGHDMKDSREFGWETPEAITHDWNKMVEGIQSHIGSLNWGYRVALRDKKVTYLNAYSTFIDSHTLKTVDRRGKEKIVTADKFLLAMGGRPRYPDITGAKEHCITSDDIFSLPYAPGKTLLVGASYIALECAGFLAGLGYDTTVMVRSILLRGFDQQMAENVGAYMEKNGIKFIRGAVPSSVEQIEEGTPGMLKVTATTSEGEEITDEYNTVVIAVGRDPCTSGIGLENIGVEMAKSGKVIVNNEEQTSVPHIYAVGDIIEGGLELTPVAIQAGRLLAQRLYGNGKLLTDYVNVPTTVFTPLEYGCCGLSEETAIENYGEDNIEVYHSNFQPLEFTVPHRPENDCYAKLICVKNENERVVGFHVLGPNAGEITQGFGIALKLNATKSDFDNLIGIHPTCAEIFTTLNITKRSGKDVNAQGC, from the exons ATGG ATAATGGCTTGGAGGTGCAAGAAGCACTGGCAGAGAGGTCTGGTCAGAGTACTGTACCTAATGTCTTCATTAATGGAGAACACCTTGGAGGTGCAGACAAGACCTTTGAGACTCATGAAAAGGGAGAATTATTACCTTTAATTAATAAATCTGATCATGACTATGATTATGACTTG ATAGTTATtggtggtggctctggtggctTGGCAGCTTCCAAGAGAGCAGCAGATCTGGGAGCCAAGGTTGCAGTATGTGACTTTGTCACTCCGACTCCAAAGGGCACAACATGGGGACTTGGTGGTACTTGTGTTAATGTTGGCTGCATCCCCAAGAAACTAATGCATCAGGCAGCAATTCTTGGACATGATATGAAA GATTCTCGAGAATTTGGATGGGAGACTCCAGAGGCAATTACTCATGACTGGAACAAGATGGTGGAAGGAATCCAGAGTCACATAGGTTCACTTAACTGGGGTTATCGTGTTGCTCTTAGGGATAAGAAAGTTACCTACCTCAATGCTTATTCAACATTCATTGACTCCCATACACTCAAG ACTGTGGACCGTCGTGGTAAGGAAAAAATTGTCACAGCTGACAAATTTCTACTAGCCATGGGGGGACGTCCACGGTATCCCGACATTACTGGTGCTAAAGAGCATTGTATTACTTCTGATGACATTTTCTCGCTTCCTTATGCACCTGGTAAAACCCTTCTTGTTGGAGCATCATACATTGCCCTTGAGTGTGCTGGTTTTCTGGCTGGGCTGGGTTATGACACCACAGTTATG GTTAGGTCTATCCTGCTTCGTGGATTTGATCAGCAAATGGCAGAAAATGTAGGAGCATACATGGAGAAAAATGGAATAAAGTTCATTCGTGGAGCTGTACCATCATCAGTGGAGCAG ATTGAGGAAGGAACACCAGGAATGCtgaaagtaacagcaacaacctcTGAAGGAGAGGAAATAACTGATGAATACAACACCGTGGTCATAGCTGTTGGCCGAGACCCTTGCACTTCCGGTATTGGCTTGGAAAATATTGGAGTTGAGATGGCCAA AAGTGGTAAGGTAATTGTGAACAATGAAGAGCAAACTTCTGTCCCTCACATTTATGCTGTGGGTGATATCATTGAAGGTGGACTTGAGTTAACTCCTGTGGCCATCCAGGCTGGCAGACTCTTAGCTCAG CGCTTGTATGGTAATGGAAAATTATTAACTGATTATGTGAATGTGCCTACAACTGTATTTACACCACTGGAGTATGGCTGTTGTGGGCTATCTGAAGAGACAGCAATTGAAAATTATGGAGAGGACAATATTGAAGTCTACCATTCTAACTTCCAACCATTGGAATTTACTGTTCCTCACCGCCCAGAAAATGATTGCTATGCAAAACTCATCTGTGTTAAGAATGAAAAT GAGCGAGTTGTTGGCTTTCATGTGCTGGGACCCAATGCTGGCGAGATTACACAAGGGTTTGGTATTGCACTCAAGCTTAATGCCACCAAATCTGACTTTGACAATCTTATTGGCATCCATCCCACTTGTGCTGAG ATCTTCACAACATTGAATATAACAAAGAGATCTGGAAAGGATGTAAATGCACAGGGTTGCTGA
- the Trxr1 gene encoding thioredoxin reductase 1, cytoplasmic isoform X1: MSSVTAVSRRLTFHGGTLFNSLLYTLPVRQVVVVRRSSVLVCRREVRNIVGVCGGVLRAPQSTVSATMAPIITNNLPPSQLVQEYIEQNKVMIFSKSYCPFCHRVKDLFNQLNVHYTALELDHMDNGLEVQEALAERSGQSTVPNVFINGEHLGGADKTFETHEKGELLPLINKSDHDYDYDLIVIGGGSGGLAASKRAADLGAKVAVCDFVTPTPKGTTWGLGGTCVNVGCIPKKLMHQAAILGHDMKDSREFGWETPEAITHDWNKMVEGIQSHIGSLNWGYRVALRDKKVTYLNAYSTFIDSHTLKTVDRRGKEKIVTADKFLLAMGGRPRYPDITGAKEHCITSDDIFSLPYAPGKTLLVGASYIALECAGFLAGLGYDTTVMVRSILLRGFDQQMAENVGAYMEKNGIKFIRGAVPSSVEQIEEGTPGMLKVTATTSEGEEITDEYNTVVIAVGRDPCTSGIGLENIGVEMAKSGKVIVNNEEQTSVPHIYAVGDIIEGGLELTPVAIQAGRLLAQRLYGNGKLLTDYVNVPTTVFTPLEYGCCGLSEETAIENYGEDNIEVYHSNFQPLEFTVPHRPENDCYAKLICVKNENERVVGFHVLGPNAGEITQGFGIALKLNATKSDFDNLIGIHPTCAEIFTTLNITKRSGKDVNAQGC, encoded by the exons ATGAGCAGTGTAACAGCAGTGAGCAGGAGGCTCACATTCCATGGTGGGACACTGTTCAACTCGCTGTTATACACACTTCCTGtcagacaggtggtggtggtgaggaggagcagtgtgttagtgtgtaggAGAGAAGTAAGAAACatcgtgggtgtgtgtggtggtgtattaaGGGCGCCACAGAGCACTGTGTCAGCCACCATGGCGCCCATCATCACTAATaatctacctccctcacaactcgTACAAGAATATATCGAGCAGAATAAAGTTATGATCTTCAGCAAGTCTTACTGCCCCTTCTGTCACAGG GTGAAGGATCTTTTCAACCAGTTGAATGTGcattacacagcattggaactTGATCATATGG ATAATGGCTTGGAGGTGCAAGAAGCACTGGCAGAGAGGTCTGGTCAGAGTACTGTACCTAATGTCTTCATTAATGGAGAACACCTTGGAGGTGCAGACAAGACCTTTGAGACTCATGAAAAGGGAGAATTATTACCTTTAATTAATAAATCTGATCATGACTATGATTATGACTTG ATAGTTATtggtggtggctctggtggctTGGCAGCTTCCAAGAGAGCAGCAGATCTGGGAGCCAAGGTTGCAGTATGTGACTTTGTCACTCCGACTCCAAAGGGCACAACATGGGGACTTGGTGGTACTTGTGTTAATGTTGGCTGCATCCCCAAGAAACTAATGCATCAGGCAGCAATTCTTGGACATGATATGAAA GATTCTCGAGAATTTGGATGGGAGACTCCAGAGGCAATTACTCATGACTGGAACAAGATGGTGGAAGGAATCCAGAGTCACATAGGTTCACTTAACTGGGGTTATCGTGTTGCTCTTAGGGATAAGAAAGTTACCTACCTCAATGCTTATTCAACATTCATTGACTCCCATACACTCAAG ACTGTGGACCGTCGTGGTAAGGAAAAAATTGTCACAGCTGACAAATTTCTACTAGCCATGGGGGGACGTCCACGGTATCCCGACATTACTGGTGCTAAAGAGCATTGTATTACTTCTGATGACATTTTCTCGCTTCCTTATGCACCTGGTAAAACCCTTCTTGTTGGAGCATCATACATTGCCCTTGAGTGTGCTGGTTTTCTGGCTGGGCTGGGTTATGACACCACAGTTATG GTTAGGTCTATCCTGCTTCGTGGATTTGATCAGCAAATGGCAGAAAATGTAGGAGCATACATGGAGAAAAATGGAATAAAGTTCATTCGTGGAGCTGTACCATCATCAGTGGAGCAG ATTGAGGAAGGAACACCAGGAATGCtgaaagtaacagcaacaacctcTGAAGGAGAGGAAATAACTGATGAATACAACACCGTGGTCATAGCTGTTGGCCGAGACCCTTGCACTTCCGGTATTGGCTTGGAAAATATTGGAGTTGAGATGGCCAA AAGTGGTAAGGTAATTGTGAACAATGAAGAGCAAACTTCTGTCCCTCACATTTATGCTGTGGGTGATATCATTGAAGGTGGACTTGAGTTAACTCCTGTGGCCATCCAGGCTGGCAGACTCTTAGCTCAG CGCTTGTATGGTAATGGAAAATTATTAACTGATTATGTGAATGTGCCTACAACTGTATTTACACCACTGGAGTATGGCTGTTGTGGGCTATCTGAAGAGACAGCAATTGAAAATTATGGAGAGGACAATATTGAAGTCTACCATTCTAACTTCCAACCATTGGAATTTACTGTTCCTCACCGCCCAGAAAATGATTGCTATGCAAAACTCATCTGTGTTAAGAATGAAAAT GAGCGAGTTGTTGGCTTTCATGTGCTGGGACCCAATGCTGGCGAGATTACACAAGGGTTTGGTATTGCACTCAAGCTTAATGCCACCAAATCTGACTTTGACAATCTTATTGGCATCCATCCCACTTGTGCTGAG ATCTTCACAACATTGAATATAACAAAGAGATCTGGAAAGGATGTAAATGCACAGGGTTGCTGA
- the LOC138854166 gene encoding uncharacterized protein isoform X1 has product MARVVLLVMCTLLTMDQTKAIYNNLINVILRPAGRSRSFSWIGPGNIDNIPLHVPRPLFIPRWVPRGRSEYVAKWVPTMPTHVQHTHAHQPPSKFSGFGAPKSNSEAQHINFPTYGLVPPDVVSSSASETSQYATGYAPLQVTSSDAREASTQQHNDYAPHADDVISGTRISSKFPTTVGVSLTVAEPTLTKHYHQQQNFVTPQTSIRSQASGPRAAPLGPIVSDLVYDEATLSEFRAPDPSSVVSVKNASNALETFTGSIVYRAVADETLKVTKPASPANTDILYGEGSNSVVTKVQANHIMSPQENSDLVFIVEPSDNLTTLTTTHFLEGKETLQSSQDISSSYQVPSTIVSLPLEFLQREVITRQNDVAFVDVSQSLNFEPDPEYGQSLFVSDYLELDQDFKPSQPFDINDFQNSEGFHPNPEFISIANFQPNPKNIKINLEGVLGESTQPSLLLKSNENFQFNSEYEIDENLQSKVRTSQDIKFKDEFESNRTFQSNRETVQVASGPRATSHGVAIAKQLPVAPPATPPLVESRSLSLPGFIPHPVSLPIDTSVLRLDLPSRGRQTRVLSPPLPFSHLQLQSSQLPFSAGTHPRPGRRNHSRRIFLR; this is encoded by the coding sequence GTGGTTCTTTTGGTGATGTGTACTCTACTAACCATGGACCAAACTAAGGCGATCTACAATAACCTTATCAACGTGATACTTCGTCCCGCGGGTCGCAGTCGATCCTTCAGTTGGATAGGTCCAGGCAATATTGACAACATACCACTGCAtgtgcctcgcccactcttcatcCCACGATGGGTACCTAGAGGCAGATCAGAATATGTGGCTAAGTGGGTCCCGACCATGCCCACTCATGTCCAACACACTCACGCTCACCAGCCGCCGTCTAAGTTTTCAGGGTTTGGTGCACCTAAGAGTAACTCTGAAGCTCAGCATATAAACTTTCCAACATATGGTTTGGTGCCTCCAGATGTAGTCAGCAGTAGTGCCAGTGAAACAAGTCAGTATGCCACCGGTTATGCCCCTCTTCAGGTGACCAGCAGTGATGCCCGTGAAGCAAGTACTCAGCAACACAACGACTATGCTCCTCACGCAGATGACGTCATCTCTGGGACTCGCATCAGCAGCAAATTTCCTACTACAGTGGGTGTCTCACTCACTGTGGCGGAGCCAACGCTCACAAagcactatcaccagcagcaAAATTTTGTGACACCTCAGACAAGCATCAGAAGCCAGGCTAGTGGACCACGCGCAGCGCCTCTAGGGCCCATCGTAAGTGATTTGGTATATGACGAAGCCACTCTGAGTGAATTTAGAGCCCCTGATCCCAGCAGCGTTGTATCCGTTAAGAATGCATCCAACGCTCTTGAAACCTTTACTGGTTCTATAGTTTACAGAGCTGTGGCTGATGAAACACTGAAGGTTACCAAACCAGCATCACCTGCCAACACAGATATCCTGTACGGTGAAGGGTCAAATAGTGTGGTAACTAAGGTTCAGGCAAACCACATCATGTCCCCTCAAGAGAACAGTGACCTGGTGTTCATCGTGGAGCCAAGTGACAACCTCACTACCCTGACAACCACACACTTCCTGGAAGGGAAGGAAACCCTTCAGTCCTCGCAGGACATCTCTAGCTCATACCAGGTGCCTTCCACGATCGTCTCTCTTCCACTAGAATTTCTACAGCGAGAAGTCATTACTCGCCAAAACGATGTGGCATTCGTCGATGTTTCTCAGTCACTAAATTTTGAACCAGATCCAGAGTATGGCCAAAGTTTGTTCGTTTCAGATTATCTGGAACTTGACCAAGACTTTAAACCCAGCCAGCCTTTTGATATCAATGACTTCCAGAACAGTGAAGGGTTTCACCCAAATCCGGAGTTTATTTCAATTGCCAATTTCCAACCTAATccgaaaaatataaaaataaatttggAAGGTGTGCTTGGTGAAAGTACCCAGCCCAGTCTGCTACTGAAATCCAATGAAAACTTTCAGTTCAATTCTGAATACGAAATTGATGAAAATTTACAAAGCAAAGTACGAACCAGTCAGGACATTAAGTTTAAAGATGAATTTGAATCTAATCGCACATTCCAGTCAAACAGGGAAACAGTTCAGGTAGCCTCAGGGCCCCGGGCTACCTCCCATGGAGTGGCCATAGCCAAGCAACTACCAGTGGCCCCACCAGCCACGCCACCTCTGGTGGAAAgccgctctctctccctccctggcttCATTCCACACCCTGTGTCCCTTCCCATTGATACCTCAGTCCTCAGGCTTGACCTACCGTCCAGGGGACGACAAACCCGCGTCCTCTCCCCACCATTGCCCTTCTCTCATCTACAACTCCAGTCTTCTCAGCTACCCTTCAGTGCTGGCACCCACCCTCGACCAGGCCGGCGTAACCACTCCAGACGTATATTTCTTAGGTGA
- the LOC138854166 gene encoding uncharacterized protein isoform X2, whose product MCTLLTMDQTKAIYNNLINVILRPAGRSRSFSWIGPGNIDNIPLHVPRPLFIPRWVPRGRSEYVAKWVPTMPTHVQHTHAHQPPSKFSGFGAPKSNSEAQHINFPTYGLVPPDVVSSSASETSQYATGYAPLQVTSSDAREASTQQHNDYAPHADDVISGTRISSKFPTTVGVSLTVAEPTLTKHYHQQQNFVTPQTSIRSQASGPRAAPLGPIVSDLVYDEATLSEFRAPDPSSVVSVKNASNALETFTGSIVYRAVADETLKVTKPASPANTDILYGEGSNSVVTKVQANHIMSPQENSDLVFIVEPSDNLTTLTTTHFLEGKETLQSSQDISSSYQVPSTIVSLPLEFLQREVITRQNDVAFVDVSQSLNFEPDPEYGQSLFVSDYLELDQDFKPSQPFDINDFQNSEGFHPNPEFISIANFQPNPKNIKINLEGVLGESTQPSLLLKSNENFQFNSEYEIDENLQSKVRTSQDIKFKDEFESNRTFQSNRETVQVASGPRATSHGVAIAKQLPVAPPATPPLVESRSLSLPGFIPHPVSLPIDTSVLRLDLPSRGRQTRVLSPPLPFSHLQLQSSQLPFSAGTHPRPGRRNHSRRIFLR is encoded by the coding sequence ATGTGTACTCTACTAACCATGGACCAAACTAAGGCGATCTACAATAACCTTATCAACGTGATACTTCGTCCCGCGGGTCGCAGTCGATCCTTCAGTTGGATAGGTCCAGGCAATATTGACAACATACCACTGCAtgtgcctcgcccactcttcatcCCACGATGGGTACCTAGAGGCAGATCAGAATATGTGGCTAAGTGGGTCCCGACCATGCCCACTCATGTCCAACACACTCACGCTCACCAGCCGCCGTCTAAGTTTTCAGGGTTTGGTGCACCTAAGAGTAACTCTGAAGCTCAGCATATAAACTTTCCAACATATGGTTTGGTGCCTCCAGATGTAGTCAGCAGTAGTGCCAGTGAAACAAGTCAGTATGCCACCGGTTATGCCCCTCTTCAGGTGACCAGCAGTGATGCCCGTGAAGCAAGTACTCAGCAACACAACGACTATGCTCCTCACGCAGATGACGTCATCTCTGGGACTCGCATCAGCAGCAAATTTCCTACTACAGTGGGTGTCTCACTCACTGTGGCGGAGCCAACGCTCACAAagcactatcaccagcagcaAAATTTTGTGACACCTCAGACAAGCATCAGAAGCCAGGCTAGTGGACCACGCGCAGCGCCTCTAGGGCCCATCGTAAGTGATTTGGTATATGACGAAGCCACTCTGAGTGAATTTAGAGCCCCTGATCCCAGCAGCGTTGTATCCGTTAAGAATGCATCCAACGCTCTTGAAACCTTTACTGGTTCTATAGTTTACAGAGCTGTGGCTGATGAAACACTGAAGGTTACCAAACCAGCATCACCTGCCAACACAGATATCCTGTACGGTGAAGGGTCAAATAGTGTGGTAACTAAGGTTCAGGCAAACCACATCATGTCCCCTCAAGAGAACAGTGACCTGGTGTTCATCGTGGAGCCAAGTGACAACCTCACTACCCTGACAACCACACACTTCCTGGAAGGGAAGGAAACCCTTCAGTCCTCGCAGGACATCTCTAGCTCATACCAGGTGCCTTCCACGATCGTCTCTCTTCCACTAGAATTTCTACAGCGAGAAGTCATTACTCGCCAAAACGATGTGGCATTCGTCGATGTTTCTCAGTCACTAAATTTTGAACCAGATCCAGAGTATGGCCAAAGTTTGTTCGTTTCAGATTATCTGGAACTTGACCAAGACTTTAAACCCAGCCAGCCTTTTGATATCAATGACTTCCAGAACAGTGAAGGGTTTCACCCAAATCCGGAGTTTATTTCAATTGCCAATTTCCAACCTAATccgaaaaatataaaaataaatttggAAGGTGTGCTTGGTGAAAGTACCCAGCCCAGTCTGCTACTGAAATCCAATGAAAACTTTCAGTTCAATTCTGAATACGAAATTGATGAAAATTTACAAAGCAAAGTACGAACCAGTCAGGACATTAAGTTTAAAGATGAATTTGAATCTAATCGCACATTCCAGTCAAACAGGGAAACAGTTCAGGTAGCCTCAGGGCCCCGGGCTACCTCCCATGGAGTGGCCATAGCCAAGCAACTACCAGTGGCCCCACCAGCCACGCCACCTCTGGTGGAAAgccgctctctctccctccctggcttCATTCCACACCCTGTGTCCCTTCCCATTGATACCTCAGTCCTCAGGCTTGACCTACCGTCCAGGGGACGACAAACCCGCGTCCTCTCCCCACCATTGCCCTTCTCTCATCTACAACTCCAGTCTTCTCAGCTACCCTTCAGTGCTGGCACCCACCCTCGACCAGGCCGGCGTAACCACTCCAGACGTATATTTCTTAGGTGA